One region of Drosophila teissieri strain GT53w chromosome 2L, Prin_Dtei_1.1, whole genome shotgun sequence genomic DNA includes:
- the LOC122611685 gene encoding mRNA turnover protein 4 homolog — protein sequence MPRSKRDKKVSLTKTDRKGLAWKQRIVDDIRFCVGKYPNIFVFQVQNMRNSLLKDLRQEWKKNSRFIFGKNRVMQIGLGRTKSEEVEPELAKLSKRLTGQVGLLFTDKSKEEVLEWAENYWAVEYARSGFVATETVTLPAGPLEDFAHSMEPHLRSLGLPTKLEKGIVTLYSDYTVCEEGKVLTPEQARILKLVGKPMAKFRLTMKCSWTKSEGFQLHVEDDVNDEEQADSAMEEEAEAEAMDDNDDDDDEEEDDE from the exons ATGCCGCGCTCCAAACGTGATAAGAAAG TTTCCCTGACCAAAACCGACCGCAAGGGCCTGGCTTGGAAGCAGCGCATTGTGGACGACATTCGCTTCTGCGTGGGCAAATACCCgaatatatttgttttccaAGTTCAGAATATGAGGAATAGTTTGCTGAAGGATCTGCGACAGGAGTGGAAGAAGAATTCGCGTTTTATCTTTGGCAAGAATCGAGTTATGCAGATCGGCTTGGGTCGCACGAAAAGCGAGGAAGTGGAGCCGGAATTGGCCAAG CTATCCAAGCGATTAACTGGCCAGGTGGGTCTTCTCTTCACTGACAAATCCAAGGAGGAAGTCCTGGAATGGGCCGAAAACTACTGGGCTGTAGAATACGCACGCAGTGGCTTTGTAGCCACAGAAACGGTTACCCTGCCAGCTGGTCCCCTGGAGGACTTCGCCCACTCAATGGAGCCGCATCTGCGTTCCCTGGGTCTGCCCACTAAACTGGAGAAGGGTATCGTTACTCTGTACAGTGACTACACGGTTTGCGAAGAGGGTAAAGTACTAACACCCGAACAGGCGAGAATCCTCAAGCTTGTGGGCAAGCCCATGGCCAAATTCCGGCTGACCATGAAATGCTCTTGGACCAAAAGCGAGGGCTTCCAGCTGCATGTCGAGGATGATGTGAACGACGAGGAACAGGCTGATAGCGCAATGGAAGAAGAGGCAGAGGCCGAGGCCATGGATgacaacgacgacgatgatgacgaggaggaggatgatgaataa